Proteins found in one Planococcus citri chromosome 2, ihPlaCitr1.1, whole genome shotgun sequence genomic segment:
- the LOC135836014 gene encoding uncharacterized protein LOC135836014 isoform X7, with product MENNRNDYDDELRKQIDRCLRKTSEIRKRLKENRSKFPKCETYLSALDAIETIVSGPKATKNKCDKLEDKLNEYHRMISEARERENLQYSRSPDSTATHDFANVTSESGRYVHDRRIRDNSSDYHPDSTTMNEGPYGSLNRRNESHDANNVVSSSSSRRYSPVHVPDDTFPSLYSRRRDNSIESERSVSETDDPVRLIMDTVKNRLDHSVLNQSSHSNYGMSSTEEIERYEGTMKSQFFDDELPVMNISRELHEGGKLSSLLEKLMVQPENSSTPEKSNTANFNASASTLSASNLNTEATIASASNLNAESSIQDSPDLNVSPNKNVDSQQKKDRPLSVREKIAQGFGTLHKVGESSKIRPSLKQLKSDRNLSSSPSSSSSTSSKDQDDYRSRKSSDYHRHSERYSRSPRSPGPYSRRDSPRGYRSPKDSQDDYHTSNRRRSRSRSRERRRADYSDISSNNRILSKISLKDDPQSTSFRSFVNNVGSGRCPSNERKDNENRKKDDKNDDSKPSFKVLKKSSMRFKVNTNLPASKVDSDAENNTAKVEAETTEATKTEAAPTLAAAPTVAAPSTVAAPPTAAHPTTVAAPPTAAYPTTVAAPLTAAYPITVAAPLTAAYPPPEATLPSSPVCTPSPRYSSPAYSDPTSSPRIQPLLDVRLPETYFNDQQEGFSRPYKADPRLKQTFPQNTDPRFGRQPFQKPLIPKDPRTTRVPPPSIPVIRKDIMGFHTRIGIPPPEAGFSSIPRTPEDVFSRTPEASFSTIHRTGEVGFLNVPKTPETGIPNDRRMPSSSFPAVNREIDDSFRSRVGITPSESSVFNIARTASTPSTTPNISRENASQLPSFQNQPKPSNFIPPVTKETDTNQPSSSQGKPHPAKQNRFQSRYQVINNVTRNNLKQLANHKNNMNGNIYNKPKQNNYSRTPASHIEVKEQRKNSNEFQSPLEGIFQTSEAPKTGRGYGQQRPKKNAQPPTFNKKFTIPKIRKPSAEADKVTENPSSTKGTMKKSELSNADEDWSECSGNSEVETPTKNSTSSSEKTKKIFHDDDDWDAAISESDSANDAVTASPQASFPSNDTPSLSSSNTPKASLPSNNTLPTSSSNAPKASLPSSSTSKAPLVPSNDTVSNVDEINRKTVEPAQVDITASIIDEEECWDPVDSPPIEHISETNTSKDTAEIPPPKDPIRIEIVDGDIPGQDYVEDLTHEKSGDEIIELDDNDDADKSDSSRSVQSAGNDSPADHTAPQVHEVCSSETDYLDDTTSKQDHLKSAESDSQRVQKQFPEQGDTHATTTPDFPTRDSTQSEHNERAGAGSRRSSDTVGQDAPSSQAEKSETSNDEILKTKVVDYLQSLSNPPKISEDEAQQSFGLFMLTLVTKLTPEQFTELQAVIAKHRNGNQNEPKETTPAVEDNVPEQPTVEEETPPARGFRGRRKTKKNAPKTMVKPKPPVQPKKTSNQNTVRRRFTELDRLQADIKKMQHTKNNVLDIGETRRCRFQTLQKLDSKASRRANEGWMSSESEFDSTTKSGTRRKRSKADLGSDSDSIPLNKRNKSKALISSDSSSDAGSESEDTSPKKSQRHTFEDIRKYKACPRYKKIEHFGVTNYEEFEETEGRKDLEYMKKKHCPKEILLILPKYPTSCDNDADCLCHGKKQVVKDNSVIDEAVESIVTKFEEQRAATLSKNIVRAPRKRKAQPGKTSKLRMKMSKSGHFPSWQVVNQVKNQKSANQKEKANDPSDSATLPPTSPSPVSTATKSDNDSSTVSQGKQSLESTVTEDDANDDFKDLPKYNAFKNSDLTTIKLATIGVRMSDSALVYVCKTNGCDYESVDIAMFALHLTFLHKDWKIKAGCKLCGYIRKFLNLKSAFRHLLQEHLDVNPDLNQIAVTPNIQIKEEPLDETPSQDVVLDEEGTHEDHAPTENVASTFQPVPVAVVPPFRLMSAPTPPPRVPSPEKVPASPPISSASKNPPKIRVRRFSGDLLSGPDALSDSQRSTPEIGNVLEQVANSPLETVVFGPLTEKVPNLPSTNADTVVTTLLPNAGSSSSTTNNTVTSTNTQQIQNMDNALPNAATELDLISNNFTEAELNLIQFYKCSEPTCGFATNHKKEFLNHLHNIHRCGVKIGVKRSRKFDPDCLLCKYCSKKFDTPEMLVIHMEKYEICKFQCAYCEFRASRPVFVLWHLNLSHVGRTTKILVSSLDDNKIDVANSSVEKDLKEVVIPLNCVHCNNFRSISFDEYKHHWKKNHSQTDSWECYICKTPYLSVDRGLNHLKLHGYGEYQCVYCIHGAATEDVIKTHLMREHYTLYPKVVKRILAKDPETAHRFDDYVEILDLDKPFDKLKQYFLVINQNKASAITLHADTPDGIVSATGIYVLNKNKEYVLNVLNLEATEKHREMRDASSSRKGSNETLTGKRNDGILLPANVISETSDNAGDSNNDDVIAVCSSDDDDSSDRLVINEDAQAAASKTAIAKSMDSSGLCGTDLYKCGFIGCTAAFESFHPFKDHLSTCDNARNRSSPKCPHCNRTFQKNAAFLTHIGLHGIPRYICSLCDNRFATPKKAEDHVKQHHRVNSFKVIPANPLKNNSHEDLYVVVPNSKVEAYSGDKNEIIPAFVPKTLRYSCGAPDCVYRSTDAIRLKIHWETLHSDLNFNCPHCNVFIPVEKIHTHLRYHDGRLYKCYYCTKLHYQRQGIENHQIENHPESPSQVQVIRDLTPEEIEEICRETRYQHDVSQNRNTVAYPKSNLWKCNLCKCCPMISEQLIKAHCLTCHRVDKQYKCCLCSFTDDDKNEVNKHMTEKHESISQVVVTVYNEITENEENLQSSDASSPNKSRRDSQSSNQADEQQNMARNSDRNAADESNSSRNEFEDLSNPEMNDLLILPLSNNRYKCPFCEEYNTPDKQSMREHLYQEKKYERYVCYDCGTHSVTEDEIIKHAEANHGLNINVGKFSEDEVIEKQVEQILDYQQNRFTQVNNEGSIEISSEEEEETSARANVSSGVKLPLVNSATSEFRCTQCPKVCSNSAGLKNHINYVHGKKNAKKGKALMTVTTKPAARISPVMGSTTIVPNINGVYPCSYCQKEFTSSTIAKHLCVCPNYTKSNDTSPTKLGEFRVLANDRKLACSYCGKRCNPASLDDHIILCKFQQMSRSLPRKSCDFCALEMDESSLKKHIKYKHQPMECLHCDKILTGSEGLENHVQESLINISGSNRACVAQEKDVVIMCPYCPTGLIGQSYDKYLYISDHISKKHNPVEITKKVGVKIRNTVRELMDSEIALMQSKYNQEQQALNSMTLPTDAKKKRNVAIKSTSRAPPTSVLRVSSDTIATDESFRPCVIPKINIIYKNSK from the exons gGCTACCAAAAACAAATGTGATAAATTGGAAGACAAACTGAATGAATATCATCGTATGATCTCAGAG GCTAGAGAGAGGGAAAATTTGCAGTATTCGAGAAGTCCGGATTCTACTGCTACTCATGACTTCGCCAATGTTACTTCAGAAAGTGGAAGGTATGTTCATGATCGTCGAATACGGGATAATTCTAGTGATTATCATCCAGATTCTACTACAATGAATGAAGGGCCGTATGGTTCCTTGAA tcgtcGAAACGAATCTCACGATGCGAATAATGTGGTATCTTCTTCGTCGAGTAGAAGATATTCTCCTGTTCACGTTCCAGATGATACTTTTCCATCTCTTTATTCGAGGCGAAGAGACAATAGTATTGAATCTGAAAGATCGGTCAGTGAAACCGATGATCCTGTGCGTTTGATTATGGACACTGTGAAAAATCGACTTGATCATAGCGTATTAAATCAGTCTAGTCATTCAAATTACGGAATGTCCTCGACAGAAGAAATAGAAAGATACGAAGGTACTATGAAATCGCAATTCTTTGATGACGAACTACCTGTAATGAACATCAGTCGTGAACTTCATGAAGGGGGTAAACTTTCTTCTTTGTTAGAAAAATTGATGGTCCAACCCGAAAATAGTTCAACACCGGAGAAATCAAATACTGCAAATTTCAACGCTAGTGCGTCGACGTTGAGCGCTTCGAATTTAAATACAGAGGCAACGATAGCGAGCGCTTCGAATTTGAACGCAGAATCATCGATTCAAGATTCGCCCGATTTGAATGTATCCCCCAATAAAAATGTCGATTCTCAACAGAAAAAAGACAGACCTCTGAGCGTTCGTGAAAAAATTGCGCAAGGCTTTGGAACATTGCATAAGGTGGGTGAAAGCAGCAAAATTCGCCCATCTTTGAAACAGCTCAAGTCTGATAGAAATTTGTCGAGTTCTCcgtcttcttcttcgtcgaCGTCGTCTAAAGACCAGGATGATTATCGGTCAAGAAAATCATCCGACTATCACCGACATTCTGAACGCTATTCTCGCTCACCGCGTTCTCCTGGGCCGTATTCAAGAAGAGATTCGCCCCGCGGTTATCGCTCTCCGAAAGATTCGCAAGATGATTATCACACATCCAACCGTAGAAGATCAAGGTCGCGTTCACGTGAACGACGTCGAGCCGATTATTCCGACATTTCTAGCAATAatagaattttgtcaaaaatatcttTGAAGGACGATCCTCAATCAACTTCTTTCAGAAGTTTCGTTAACAATGTAGGAAGCGGTAGATGTCCATCTAATGAACGAAAAGATAACGAGAATCGAAAGAA AGACGACAAAAACGACGATTCCAAGCCCAGCTTCAAAGTTCTAAAGAAATCTTCCATGAGATTCAAAGTCAACACTAATCTACCTGCTAGCAAAGTCGATTCAGACGCAGAAAATAATACAGCCAAAGTTGAAGCTGAAACGACTGAAGCAACAAAGACTGAAGCTGCTCCAACTTTGGCTGCTGCTCCAACTGTGGCTGCTCCTTCAACTGTAGCTGCTCCTCCAACAGCGGCTCATCCTACAACTGTAGCTGCTCCTCCAACAGCAGCTTATCCTACAACTGTAGCTGCTCCTCTGACAGCAGCTTATCCTATAACTGTAGCTGCTCCTCTGACCGCAGCTTATCCTCCACCTGAAGCTACTCTGCCTTCTTCTCCGGTGTGCACTCCATCTCCGCGATATAGTTCACCCGCGTACAGTGATCCGACTTCAAGTCCTCGAATTCAGCCTTTGTTGGATGTGAGATTACCAGAAACATATTTCAACGATCAACAAGAAGGATTTTCAAGACCCTATAAAGCTGACCCTCGTTTGAAGCAAACGTTTCCTCAAAACACTGACCCGCGGTTTGGACGCCAACCTTTTCAAAAACCTCTTATTCCAAAAGATCCAAGGACAACCAGAGTACCTCCACCTTCTATTCCTGTAATACGTAAAGACATAATGGGCTTTCATACTAGAATAGGAATACCACCACCCGAAGCTGGCTTTTCCAGTATTCCTAGAACACCGGAAGATGTTTTCTCCAGAACACCGGAAGCCAGTTTTTCTACTATTCACAGAACTGGGGAAGTTGGATTTCTTAACGTTCCTAAGACTCCAGAAACTGGAATTCCTAATGATCGGAGAATGCCATCATCAAGTTTTCCTGCAGTGAATAGAGAAATTGATGATTCATTCCGTTCTAGAGTGGGAATCACGCCATCAGAATCAAGTGTTTTTAATATTGCAAGAACTGCATCAACGCCATCTACAACTCCTAACATAAGCAGAGAGAATGCGAGTCAATTGCCATCTTTCCAAAATCAACCTAAACCTTCAAATTTCATTCCTCCTGTTACCAAAGAAACGGATACGAATCAACCGTCATCTTCGCAAGGCAAGCCTCATCCTGCTAAACAGAATCGCTTTCAGTCCCGGTATCAAGTGATCAATAATGTTACACGCAATAATCTTAAACAGTTAGCCAATCACAAAAATAATATGAACGGAAATATTTACAACAAAccgaaacaaaataattattcaagaaCTCCAGCTAGTCATATCGAAGTCaaagaacaaagaaaaaattccaacgagTTTCAAAGCCCTCTTGAAGGCATTTTTCAGACTAGCGAAGCTCCTAAAACTGGCCGAGGGTATGGTCAACAGAGGCCGAAGAAAAATGCTCAACCTCCGACATTTAACAAAAAGTTCACTATTCCGAAAATAAGAAAACCATCGGCAGAGGCAGATAAAGTTACTGAAAATCCATCCTCTACAAAAGGAACGATGAAGAAGTCCGAGCTTTCAAATGCCGACGAGGATTGGAGCGAATGTTCGGGTAACTCAGAAGTAGAAACTCCGACGAAAAATTCCACTTCCTCATcagaaaagacaaaaaaaatattccacgaTGACGACGATTGGGATGCTGCAATATCTGAAAGTGACAGTGCAAATGATGCGGTGACGGCGTCGCCGCAGGCATCGTTCCCAAGTAATGATACACCATCGTTATCAAGTAGTAATACCCCGAAAGCATCATTGCCAAGTAATAATACCCTGCCGACGTCAAGTAGTAATGCGCCGAAAGCATCATTGCCAAGTAGTAGTACCTCGAAGGCCCCCCTGGTGCCAAGTAATGATACTGTCAGCAATGTGGATGAAATTAATCGTAAAACTGTTGAACCAGCTCAAGTTGATATTACTGCTAGTATTATAGACGAAGAAGAATGTTGGGATCCGGTCGACTCGCCGCCTATCGAACATATTAGTGAAACGAACACGTCCAAAGACACTGCCGAAATTCCTCCGCCCAAGGATCCTATTAGGATAGAAATTGTCGACGGCGATATTCCTGGTCAGGATTATGTGGAAGATCTCACTCACGAGAAAAGCGGagatgaaataattgaattagaCGACAATGATGACGCTGATAAATCAGATTCTTCACGTAGTGTTCAATCCGCAGGAAATGATTCTCCCGCTGACCATACTGCACCGCAAGTACATGAAGTGTGTTCCTCCGAGACTGATTATTTGGATGATACTACTTCGAAGCAAGATCATTTAAAATCGGCGGAATCTGATTCTCAAAGAGTTCAAAAACAATTCCCTGAACAAGGCGATACGCATGCAACGACTACCCCCGATTTTCCTACTCGAGATAGTACTCAATCGGAGCATAACGAACGAGCTGGTGCTGGAAGTCGTCGTTCGAGTGATACCGTTGGGCAAGATGCGCCATCTTCTCAAGCAGAGAAATCCGAAACCTCgaacgatgaaattttaaaaacaaaagttgTCGATTACTTGCAGTCGCTTTCAAATCCGCCAAAAATTTCGGAAGATGAAGCACAACAGTCTTTTGGGCTATTCATGCTCACGCTGGTTACAAAGCTCACTCCTGAGCAATTTACTGAACTGCAGGCTGTAATTGCAAAGCACCGGAATGGCAATCAAAATGAGCCGAAAGAAACAACGCCTGCCGTTGAAGACAACGTACCAGAACAGCCAACGGTGGAAGAGGAAACACCGCCCGCGAGAGGTTTTAGAGGTAGaagaaaaacgaagaaaaatgcTCCGAAAACTATGGTTAAACCAAAGCCACCTGTTCAACCGAAGAAAACTTCTAATCAGAATACAGTGAGGAGAAGATTTACAGAACTAGACAGGTTGCAAGCCGATATCAAGAAAATGCAGCATACCAAGAACAATGTGCTGGATATAGGCGAGACTAGAAGGTGTAGGTTCCAAACTCTTCAGAAATTAGATTCAAAAGCATCGAGGCGAGCGAACGAAGGATGGATGAGCTCGGAAAGCGAATTCGATAGTACGACAAAAAGTGGAACTCGCAGGAAAAGGAGCAAAGCAGACCTGGGCTCAGACTCGGACAGCATTCCGTTGAACAAAAGGAATAAATCTAAAGCGTTGATATCTAGCGACTCTTCGAGCGACGCAGGCAGTGAAAGTGAAGATACTTCTCCGAAGAAATCACAACGCCATACGTTCGAAGATATTCGCAAGTACAAAGCCTGTCCTAGATATAAAAAAATCGAGCATTTCGGCGTAACCAACTACGAGGAGTTCGAAGAAACTGAAGGCAGAAAAGATCTGGAATacatgaagaaaaaacattgtCCTAAAGAAATATTACTAATTCTCCCGAAGTATCCGACCTCGTGTGATAATGATGCTGATTGTTTGTGTCATGGCAAAAAGCAGGTTGTCAAGGACAATTCCGTAATCGACGAAGCCGTAGAATCTATTGTTACCAAATTTGAAGAACAACGAGCTGCGACGCTTTCTAAAAACATTGTCCGAGCTCCTAGAAAAAGAAAAGCGCAACCAGGCAAAACGTCCAAGTTGCgaatgaaaatgagtaaaagcGGACATTTCCCGAGTTGGCAAGTGGTTAATCaagttaaaaatcaaaaaagtgccAATCAGAAAGAGAAAGCGAACGATCCATCGGATAGCGCTACTCTGCCTCCGACGTCGCCATCGCCCGTTTCAACAGCTACGAAGTCTGATAATGATTCATCGACGGTATCTCAAGGTAAGCAATCATTAGAGAGTACCGTAACGGAAGACGATGCAAATGACGATTTTAAAGATTTACCAAAGTATAACGCGTTCAAAAATTCCGATTTAACTACGATCAAATTAGCTACAATCGGAGTTCGTATGAGCGATTCGGCATTAGTTTATGTTTGCAAAACCAACGGCTGTGATTACGAAAGCGTGGACATCGCGATGTTCGCGCTTCATCTCACTTTTCTTCATAAAGATTGGAAAATCAAAGCCGGGTGTAAACTTTGCGGATACATCCGGAAGTTCTTAAATTTGAAATCGGCATTTCGACATCTGCTCCAGGAACATTTAGATGTTAATCCTGATCTAAATCAAATTGCAGTTACGCCTAACATTcaga TAAAAGAAGAGCCATTAGACGAAACACCTTCGCAGGACGTAGTGCTCGATGAAGAAGGTACACACGAAGACCATGCTCCTACTGAAAATGTTGCTTCGACTTTTCAACCTGTTCCAGTTGCTGTGGTACCGCCATTTCGGCTGATGTCTGCTCCAACTCCCCCGCCAAGAGTGCCATCTCCAGAAAAAGTTCCTGCATCACCTCCGATTTCTTCAGCATCAAAAAATCCGCCTAAAATAAGAGTGAGAAGATTTAGCGGTGATTTATTGTCGGGACCAGATGCATTGAGTGATTCTCAAC GATCGACCCCCGAAATTGGAAATGTTCTAGAACAAGTGGCAAATTCACCATTAGAAACGGTTGTTTTTGGACCTTTAACTGAAAAAGTTCCTAATTTACCTTCT ACGAATGCTGATACGGTCGTGACAACGTTGTTACCAAATGCAGGATCTTCATCCTCAACTACCAATAATACTGTTACCTCAACCAATAcgcaacaaattcaaaacatggATAACGCTTTACCGAACGCTGCTACCGAATTGGATCTCATATCGAATAATTTCACCGAAGCCGAATTGAACTTGATACAGTTTTATAAATGTTCCGAACCAACTTGCGGTTTTGCTACCAAtcacaaaaaagaatttttaaatcatttgcACAATATTCACAGATGTGGCGTAAAAATTGGCGTAAAAA GAAGCAGAAAATTCGATCCGGATTGTTTACTGTGTAAATATTGTAGTAAAAAATTCGATACCCCTGAAATGCTGGTAATTCATATGGAGAAGTATGAAATCTGCAAATTTCAGTGCGCATATTGTGAATTCAGAGCATCCAGACCAGTTTTTGTGCTATGGCATCTG AATTTATCTCATGTTGGTCGAACGACCAAGATTCTGGTCTCAAGTTTGGATGATAATAAAATTGATGTCGCTAATTCGAGTGTGGAAAAAGACCTCAAAGAAGTGGTGATTCCTTTAAATTGTGTTCATT gtaATAATTTCCGATCGATTTCATTCGATGAATATAAACATCACtggaagaaaaatcattcacaGACGGATTCTTGGGAATGTTATATCTGCAAAACACCCTACCTTTCCGTGGATCGTGGCTTAAAC CATTTAAAATTACACGGCTATGGGGAATATCAATGCGTATATTGTATACACGGCGCTGCTACCGAAGACGTCATTAAAACTCACTTGATGAGAGAACACTACACGCTGTATCCGAAAGTAGTGAAACGTATTCTGGCGAAG GATCCTGAAACGGCGCACAGATTCGACGATTACGTTGAAATATTGGATTTGGATAAACCGTTTGATAAACTGAAACAGTATTTTCTagtaataaatcaaaataaagcTTCCGCGATTACGTTACACGCAGATACGCCGGACGGAATTGTGTCAGCTACCGGTATATacgttttgaataaaaataaagaatatgTACTGAACGTATTGAATTTGGAGGCAACAGAAAAGCATAGAGAAATGCGAGACGCCTCCTCGAGTAGGAAAGGAAGCAATGAAACGTTGACAGGAAAACGTAACGATGGTATTTTGCTTCCAGCAAATGTAATTAGTGAAACCAGTGACAATGCTGGTGATTCAAATAACGACGATGTAATCGCGGTGTGTAGTTCGGATGATGATGATTCCAGTGATAGATTGGTGATAAATGAAGATGCGCAGGCTGCTGCGTCTAAAACTGCCATCGCGAAGTCTATGGATTCCAGTGGGTTGTGTGGAACGGATTTATACAAATGCGGATTTATTG GATGTACAGCAGCGTTCGAATCATTCCATCCATTCAAAGATCATTTATCGACTTGTGACAACGCTCGTAATCGCTCATCACCCAAGTGTCCGCATTGCAATCGAACATTCCAAAAGAACGCCGCATTTTTAACTCATATTGGCCTTCATGGTATTCCAAGATACATATGTTCGCTTTGCGATAACCGATTTGCGACGCCTAAAAAAGCCGAGGATCACGTCAAACAGCACCACAGAGTGAATTCATTCAAAGTCATTCCCGCCAACCCGTTGAAGAATAATTCTCACGAAGATCTTTACGTTGTTGTACCTAACTCG aaaGTGGAAGCGTATTCGGGAGACAAGAACGAAATCATCCCAGCATTTGTACCTAAGACCTTACGATACAGCTGCGGTGCTCCGGATTGTGTCTATCGATCAACAGACGCCATcagattgaaaattcattggGAAACGTTACACTCGGATTtgaatttcaa ctgCCCTCATTGCAATGTATTTATTCCAGTCGAAAAGATACACACGCATTTAAGGTATCATGATGGCAGATTGTACAAATGTTATTATTGTACTAAGCTGCATTATCAAAG aCAAGgtattgaaaatcatcaaatagAAAATCATCCCGAATCTCCGTCTCAGGTTCaggtgattagagatttaacgCCAGAAGAAATCGAAGAAATTTGTCGCGAAACTAGATATCAACATGATGTATCGCAAAATCGTAATActg tcgCATATCCAAAATCCAATCTGTGGAAATGTAATTTATGCAAATGCTGCCCGATGATATCGGAACAGCTTATAAAAGCTCATTGTTTGACGTGTCATCGCGTCGATAAACAATATAAATGCTGTCTGTGTAGTTTCACCGACGATGATAAAAATGAGGTCAACAAACATATGACCGAAAAACACGAATCCATTTCTCAAGTTGTTGTGACTGTTTATAACGAG atAACCGagaatgaagaaaatttacaGTCATCCGATGCTTCGAGTCCTAATAAGAGTAGAAGAGACTCCCAGTCTTCAAATCAAGCTGACGAGCAGCAAAATATGGCGCGGAATTCTGATAGAAATGCTGCTGATGAGTCGAATTCATCTAGAAACGAATTTGAAGATTTGTCGAATCCCGAAATGAACGATCTGTTGATATTACCGCTGTCTAACAATCGTTACAAATGCCCGTTCTGTGAGGAATATAATACGCCCGATAAGCAGAGCATGAGAGAACATTTgtaccaagaaaaaaaatacgaaag GTACGTTTGTTATGATTGTGGAACTCATAGTGTTACCGAAGATGAGATCATAAAACACGCGGAAGCTAATCACGGATTGAATATCAATGTTGGCAAATTCTCTGAAGATGAAGTTATTGAGAAACAG GTTGAACAAATATTGGACTATCAACAAAATAGATTTACTCAAGTTAATAACGAAGGTTCTATTGAGATATCAtcggaagaagaagaagaaacatCAGCTCGTGCT AATGTTTCTTCTGGAGTTAAATTACCGTTGGTTAATTCAGCCACCTCGG AATTTCGTTGCACTCAATGTCCCAAAGTGTGTTCAAATTCAGCCggattgaaaaatcatattaaCTACGTCCACGGTAAAAA AAACGCGAAAAAAGGTAAAGCTCTGATGACGGTAACTACCAAGCCCGCAGCTAGAATAAGCCCAGTGATGGGCTCCACGACGATTGTGCCGAACATCAACGGAGTGTACCCGTGTTCGTATTGTCAAAAAGAATTTACTTCAAGTACAATCGCAAAACACCTATGTGTTTGTCCGAACTATACCAAGTCGAATGATACATCTCCAACTAAACTGGGCGAATTCAGAGTATTGGCCAACGATCGTAAACTGGCGTGTTCTTATTGCGGCAAAAGATGTAATCCTGCGAGCTTGGATGACCAtataattttgtgtaaattccAACAGATGAGCCGTTCTCTTCCCAGAAAGAGTTGCGATTTCTGCGCCCTGGAAATGGACGAATCGTCGCTGAAGAAGCACATAAAATATAAACATCAGCCAATGGAGTGTTTACACTGTGATAAAATCTTAACTGGAAGCGAAGGATTAGAAAATCACGTTCAAGAATCGTTGATTAACATAAGCGGCTCGAATCGAGCTTGTGTCGCTCAAGAAAAAGACGTCGTAATTATGTGCCCGTATTGTCCTACCGGGTTGATCGGCCAGTCGTACGATAAATATTTGTATATTTCCGATCACATATCCAAGAAGCATAATCCtgtcgaaattacgaaaaaagtaGGTGTGAAAATTCGAAATACAGTGCGCGAATTAATGGACTCGGAAATCGCCTTAATGCAGAGTAAATATAATCAAGAACAACAGGCGTTGAATTCGATGACTTTGCCAACTGATGCTAAGAAAAAACGAAATGTGGCTATAAAATCAACGTCTCGAGCTCCCCCTACGAGTGTACTGCGAGTCAGCAGTGATACGATAGCTACTGATGAAAGCTTTCGTCCTTGTGTGATAccgaaaattaatattatttataaaaattccaaatga